acacgcacgcacgcacgcacgcacgcgcgcgcccGGGGCGGTGGTTGGAGGCTCCGCACGCAGTGGACCAGGGATCGGGCGGGCAAGGCGATGGGTGAGGCTGAGACGCCTTCCTTCGAAATGACCTGGAGCAGCACGACCAGCAGTGGCTACTGCAGCCAGGAGGACTCGGACTCGGAGCTCGAGCAGTACTTCACGGCGCGGACCTCGCTGGTCCGCAGGCCCCGCCGGGACCAGGTGGGAGCCGCCCCGGGGCGGAGGGGGGTGCGGCCGGCCGGCCAGCCGGCGGGTGAGGGGCGGCCGCTCGAGCCCCGCCCGCCCCTGCCCGCCTCTCCGTGAGCCTCCCGGCGGGGCCACACGGAAACGGCCCCGGGAAATGTGTGTAGGGCTCTGCTCCTGGTTAAGCCGGGGTCCAGCGCGCTGGAACTGAGTACCCGGGCTTCCCTGGCTTGCGGTCACAGACCGGTTGAGCCAGGGCAAGCAGCTGCGAAGCTTGGGTGGACCCCAGGCGGGCGTTATTCACCCATGACTAAAGCCAGCCTCAGCCCAAACCCGCATCTTGATTTCGCATTTGGGCGCTCCTACTCCCTCCCTGGGGGAAAtaaggaagtggaggaggagtcCGCCGGGAAGTGAGAAGTTTGTTTGGGAGGGGACCCTGTCCCTTCCATTTTCAGTCTTGGATCAGCCAGTAAAGTCCCCAGCCATTGCTGGGCCAACTCTGACACCAGATGCTGGGATGTAGACAATTTTCCGATCTTCCTTAACTTTGCTGGGGGGGGGTGCATAGTCAGATAGATGATCTTTGCCTTGGACTTTAAGCATTAGGAGCGGGAAGACTAACTGTAAAGTGTACTACCAGGGCAGCTGAATCTCTCTTAGAGTCTCCTAGATGTGCCACATTATCAGAGACTTTTCTGGGACTGTCGTGGTTGTGACCACCACCCTCAGATAATTTATTCTTGAACCTGAATACCTCAAAAGAGCACAGAGGCTGGGGCATCGGGAGAGTGAGGTGGAGACCGAAGGTTAGTAAACTTAGCAGCAGCGAAGTAGAATTCCTTAtttgagccaaaaaaaaaaaaaaaaatggagttgtCTGTGGTGGTGGTGTAGGTGAGATTttgctacagatttttttatagATGGGCTGCTACTTGACACCCAAAAAACTTTAGTCCAGACTGTAGATTCAGTGTGGGCCCCTGGGACTGTCTCCGTGCCACGCAGCCTGAGTCATCTTCTCTTATGGAAAGGTGGAAAAAACACAAGGTACTAGCCAGTTGAAAGGTATATGAAGAATTGTTAAAAAGCAGCTGAAGTTTGTAGCAAGTTCAGTTGGAGGATACTTATCTAGCTTGCATGATGGCCTGGCTTCCATCCACAGCATCGttaatgaactaaaataaataaatagattaatagataAATGGGAGCTGAGAAATAAGGTAAAataagggctggggatatagttcagggATTGAGCACTTGCCCAGCTTGTGTGAGGCtgtgggttcgatccccagctgAGACAGTGGCCATCCCAGCTGTGTTTGTACCAGGACCTTTCTGATGTCAACAGGAAGACTGAGGCAGTAAGGCCAAGTGAGTTTGGTTGAAGAAAATCAGTTCAGAGTCCTGACTGTTCTGACCCTCTCCACCCTGCCAGCAAACACCCAGTTCCTGAAGAGCTAAAAAAGCTTCAGGCTGAGTTTCCAGACAGCAAGGGGAAGAGCATCCTACCTGCTTGGTACTGATAGGATGGCCTCTGCCAGAAAGTTGCCTGCACATCTCTGGCAGATTAGAACCTGGCTTGACGCTGCCTTTGGTGAAGCTTGAGTCATGGGTAAATGCTATGTGACAGTGATTTCTCCCCTATGTGAGATGTGGTGGGGCTGGCCCCGTGTTGGTATTACAGAGATCACCTTTTCCCTCCTGCCTGCTGGTAGTTAGACTCCTGGTGTGTGTCAGCTCCCATGCTTCGCTCCCTGCAGTGCCTCAAGTTCTGTGCTGGTACAAAGTGGGAGACTTGGGCTGCCTTCTCCAGAATAAACTTTGACCCTACTGGTATTCTGGGCTCAGTTGAGATacggttttaattttatttgggtgGGGGTAGTACTTGGAATGGAAGGGCCTTTCActtgctagacaagtactctgtCACTTTTATCCCCAAGAAGTGTTTTTACTTTAAACAACATTCCTCCCTAATAGTCCTTCATGTTTTCCTGGCCCCTTGCCATGTGcctttatttgtctttatttctgtaaTGCTGTTAGGGGCCATAACCAGTGCTGAGGTGACCCACCCCCCAGACAGCAGAAAGCCAAATGATTCTTTGTTGTCTTCATCTATAACATGCAAAACTGAGAGCAGTGACAAATTCAGGGGGTTTGGGTTTAGTGACAGGGCCAAAATCAAGATCCAAGGGGTgttctggcttttttgttttttccaccaAAAAAGCCTTgcactttttttttgtatttttttttttgtttttcaagacagggtttctctgtgtagctttggagcctatcctgacactcgctctggagaccaggctggcctcgaactaacagagatccgcctgcctctgcctcccgagtctgggattaaaggcgtgcgccaccaagagCCCAGCTAAGCCTTGCACTTTTCAAGGACCCTGTATCCATGCTGGCCTGTCTTTTAGGACGAGCCTGTACAGCGGGAGACACCTGACCTTTCTCAGGCTGAGACTGAGCAGAAGATCAAGGATTACAATGGCCAAATCAACAGCAACCTTTTCATGAGCCTGGTGAGTTGACTGCTCAGGCTAGCAGTGTGGGGAGGAGCAGAACCCAGCTTTGTGCCAGATGGCTAGAGTTGTAGCCAAAGTCTTCTTGGTTGGCTCAAGCCGTGATCTATGCATACCTAGCCTAGCCCCAGGTGGACTCAACCCTAGCCTCTTCCATCTCCAGTAGAATTTCCTGTCATggtatggtttttctttctctttttagaacAAGGATGGCTCCTACACAGGCTTCATCAAGGTTCAGCTGAAACTGGTACGTCCTGTCTCAGTGCCTTCCAGCAAGAAACCGCCTTCTTTACAGGACGCCCGGCGGGGCCCAGGGCGGAGCACAGCTGTGAGGCGCCGCACCTCCTTTTACTTGCCTAAGGATGCTATTAAGCACTTGCATGTTCTGTCACGAACACGGGCACGTGAGGTCATTGAGGCCCTGCTGCGCAAGTTCATGGTAGTGGATGATCCTCGCAAGTTTGCGCTCTTTGAGCGAACAGAGCGTCATGGCCAAGGTAGGTTTCCTATCCCAGCTCTCCCTGTGTAAGGTATATATCCCATACCTGTGCATTCAGGGGCTGGGGCACCTGAGCCTGTTTCTAATTCTTTATCCTTTCCCCCTGCCTGACCTCCAGTGTACTTCCGGAAACTGTCAGATGATGAGCAGCCCTTGAAGCTACGGCTTCTTGCAGGGCCTAGTGAGAAGGCCCTGAGCTTTGTCTTAAAAGAGAATGACTCTGGGGAGGTGAATGTGAGTACataatctttcttattttcttatcaCTAGACAAAGCTGGTAGTATGTAGCTACAATGAGGGTTTCAGGAGAAACTGGGCTGGAGAACAAGCCTGCACAACCTCTGTAAGAATATACAGGTCCCCGAAATTAAAGTATGGGTTTCCAGGACACTCAAGCCAAAGTCTAGAGCCTATCCCAAGAAACTAGGAAGAAACTGAATCTAGTGGTTCATACTTGTCATTGTGGGGCTTGGAATGCTGAGACTTGAGGCTTGCTAGGAGTTTGGGGTCAGTCTGGGCCACAAAAGCAAGCGAAGAAGAATTTTCCTAGCACTTTGTTGTTTCTTGGTGTGGAAATTGCTCCAAAGATTGAGGGATTTGACTGACTCATGGTGAGCCAACACAAGTTCAAATCTACACAGGTGTGGGCttagagatggcttggcagttaagagttaagagtacttcctgcttttccagagaacccaaattCTGTTTGAAGCACCCATGTTAGGTAGACCACTTtcacctacaactccagttccaaaggatttGACTTCTTCTTCTGGCTTCAGAGGGTAGCTGTACTTATGTGTGCAtaacccacacagacacacacctataaaattaaaacaatggggctggaaagatggttcagtggttaaaagcacttactgctcacacagaggacccagattaggttcttagcatccacatagagggttactgaTGCCCGTAATTCTAGaccatgcacacagtgcacatatatgCTCACAGgcatatatatgtttgtacacatgtccacagaagtcagaagatgttggcttccctgaaactggagctaagATGATTGAAAGCCAACATAtagttggtgggaattgaacccaggtcctagcaagagcaaccggtgctcttacccactgaaccatctctccagcccctaaaaacaaatcttaaagaaaaaagctTCACAGGTATAACCAGGAAACAGGAAGGCCTACTTTCAAGTGTTAAGACTTTTTACCAGCTAGGCACGTGAGGTCATTGAGGCCCTGCTGCGCAAGTTCATGATAGTAGATGAtccttacaagtttgcactctttGAGTGAACTGAGCACCATGGCCGGAGGCCAGGctaagctacatagcaaggtcctatatcaaaaaagaaacaacaacaaaaaacattcttCCTAGCAAGGCCTAGTGACACTGGCCTGTAATCTCAACTACTTGGGCTTCTGAAGcagaagaatcacaagttcaacGTCTTCCTGGGGATATAAAGTAACctaaaggccagtctgggttaacTTAGTGAGATGCTctctcaaaaagtaaaaggatTTGGGCCATAGTTCGGTGGTTCATGTGCTTAGCATGTTACATGCCTTTGGTTCATGTCTTAGGattcctattgctatgatgaaacaccatggccaaaagcaaaagggtttatttgtacacttccacatcatagccCGTCATtggaagaagtcaggacaggagctcacacagggcaggatctgatgcagagTCCATaaagggtgctgctcactggcttgctccccctggcttgctcagcctgctttcttatagaatccatgACCGCTAGCCCAggaatggccccacccaccatgggctgagccctcccccatcaattactaataaagaaaatgtcttacagctggatattatagaggcatttttctcaaggTTTCCTCCTTTCAGGTAATACtcgcttgtgtcaagttgacctaaaactagccagcacaattcaACTCCCAGTAATGTTATAAAAAAGGCTTCTCACATAGGGCTCAGTGTGTGGCCCAGTGGTAAGAATATATGCTTAATATGCGTAAAGctcagcagcaaaagaaaaaaatcggGATGACTAGTGGGCTGCCTGAGAAGGTAGCttgaagtaaagaaaaatgtagCTTGTTTACATTTATGAGACTCTGGGTTTGGTTCATAGCCCATTGTATTGTGGCAGGGGGAGACAACAGGTATTTGAGAacatgccaatttttttttttttttaaagatttatttgttatgtatacagtgttctgcctgcatgtatccctgcagtccagaagagggcaccagactacagtacaaatggttgagagccaccatgtggttgctgggagaaggggcaatgctcttaacccctgagccatctctccagccccctgtgtcTATGAGATAACTTTTTTTTATAAGATCTGTCTTTTATGCAGACTTCTCATGAAGATCCTAGCACAGACTATTTAGCCAAGAGCCTAATGTCAGCCTAGCATACTGATAAATACTTGCAATAGCAGCATtcagcaaacagacaggagaatcacagatttgagactaacctgggctacataacaagttcagggccagccttcGATATGTGGCAAGACTGTAactcaaagaacaacaaaaaggggCTAAAGAGTTGGCTTAGTGAAGAGCATGGCATCTTCACCCagatggcatctcacaaccatctgtaactccagtcccaagggatctaatgcccttttctgatctcTATGTGGCACCAGGCAAACACAagatgtgcatacatacatgctcgAGTGCgcttgcacacatacatacaaacacccatacacataaaataattaaaaccaataacaacaaaaccaaaacagatatGGTTGGGGAATGAAAAAGGAGGTAATAGCAGGAAGCCCAATCCTAGGTT
This genomic stretch from Cricetulus griseus strain 17A/GY chromosome 4, alternate assembly CriGri-PICRH-1.0, whole genome shotgun sequence harbors:
- the LOC100769756 gene encoding ras association domain-containing protein 1 isoform X2 — translated: MSAEPELIELRELAPSGRIGPGRTRLERANALRIAPCTARNPSQQHVPGRGHRFQPAGPATHTWCDLCGDFIWGVVRKGLQCAHCKFTCHYRCRALVCLDCCGPRDLGWDPALERDTNVDEPVQRETPDLSQAETEQKIKDYNGQINSNLFMSLNKDGSYTGFIKVQLKLVRPVSVPSSKKPPSLQDARRGPGRSTAVRRRTSFYLPKDAIKHLHVLSRTRAREVIEALLRKFMVVDDPRKFALFERTERHGQVYFRKLSDDEQPLKLRLLAGPSEKALSFVLKENDSGEVNWDAFSMPELHNFLRILQREEEEHLRQILQKYSRCRQKIQEALHACPLG
- the LOC100769756 gene encoding ras association domain-containing protein 1 isoform X3, which produces MGEAETPSFEMTWSSTTSSGYCSQEDSDSELEQYFTARTSLVRRPRRDQDEPVQRETPDLSQAETEQKIKDYNGQINSNLFMSLNKDGSYTGFIKVQLKLVRPVSVPSSKKPPSLQDARRGPGRSTAVRRRTSFYLPKDAIKHLHVLSRTRAREVIEALLRKFMVVDDPRKFALFERTERHGQVYFRKLSDDEQPLKLRLLAGPSEKALSFVLKENDSGEVNWDAFSMPELHNFLRILQREEEEHLRQILQKYSRCRQKIQEALHACPLG